A portion of the Sabethes cyaneus chromosome 3, idSabCyanKW18_F2, whole genome shotgun sequence genome contains these proteins:
- the LOC128741207 gene encoding ATP-dependent RNA helicase me31b, with amino-acid sequence MMTETLNSNNHLSQKGENKVDDMGWKAKLKIPPKDTRIKTSDVTDTRGNEFEEFCLKRELLMGIFEKGWEKPSPIQEAAIPIALVGKDILARAKNGTGKTGAYSIPVLEQVDPSKDYIQALIIVPTRELALQTSQICIELAKHMHIRVMVTTGGTNLKDDIMRIYQKVQVIIATPGRILDLMDKEVANMANCRMLVLDEADKLLSQDFKGMLDHVIMKLPRERQILLFSATFPLSVKNFMEKHLREPYEINLMEELTLKGVTQYYAFVQERQKVHCLNTLFSKLQINQSIIFCNSTQRVELLAKKITELGYCCYYIHAKMQQAHRNRVFHDFRSGLCRNLVCSDLFTRGIDVQAVNVVINFDFPKMAETYLHRIGRSGRFGHLGIAINLITYEDRFDLHRIEKELGTEIKPIPKVIDPALYVPRLDDPNNTQEEQNISK; translated from the exons ATGATGACTGAAACGCTGAATTCTAATAATCACCTCAGCCAGAAAGG CGAGAATAAAGTGGATGACATGGGATGGAAAGCCAAACTCAAAATACCGCCCAAAGATACTAGAATTAAGACTAGT GATGTAACGGACACTCGAGGTAACGAGTTTGAGGAGTTCTGCCTGAAGCGTGAGCTGCTGATGGGCATCTTCGAGAAGGGATGGGAGAAGCCGTCGCCAATCCAAGAGGCAGCCATCCCAATCGCACTAGTTGGTAAGGACATCTTGGCGAGGGCCAAGAACGGTACCGGCAAAACGGGCGCGTACAGTATTCCTGTACTAGAACAAGTTGATCCTAGCAAGGACTATATTCAGGCGTTGATCATTGTGCCAACGCGCGAGCTGGCACTGCAAACATCACAGATTTGCATTGAACTTGCGAAACACATGCATATCCGGGTTATGGTGACCACCGGTGGTACCAACCTCAAGGATGATATTATGAGAATATATCAGAAAG TTCAAGTGATCATCGCGACACCCGGCCGTATACTGGACTTGATGGACAAAGAAGTGGCGAATATGGCCAACTGCCGTATGTTAGTATTAGACGAGGCGGACAAACTGCTTTCGCAAGACTTCAAAGGCATGCTGGATCATGTCATTATGAAATTGCCGAGAGAGCGCCAGATTCTTCTGTTCTCGGCGACATTCCCGCTAAGTGTGAAGAACTTTATGGAGAAACATCTGCGCGAGCCTTACGAGATCAATCTGATGGAAGAGCTAACCCTGAAGGGTGTTACTCAGTACTATGCATTCGTCCAGGAGCGGCAGAAGGTGCACTGCCTCAATACCCTGTTCTCCAAGCTGCAGATCAACCAGTCGATCATTTTCTGCAATTCGACACAGCGTGTCGAACTGCTGGCGAAAAAGATTACCGAGCTAGGCTATTGCTGCTACTACATTCACGCCAAGATGCAGCAAGCTCATCGAAACCGTGTTTTCCATGACTTCCGATCCGGGCTGTGCCGGAATCTGGTTTGTTCCGATCTCTTCACGCGCGGTATTGATGTACAGGCTGTGAACGTTGTTATTAACTTTGATTTCCCCAAAATGGCGGAGACTTATCTGCACAGAATCGGTAGATCCGGACGTTTCGGACATCTGG GTATTGCCATTAACCTAATAACCTACGAGGATCGGTTCGATCTGCATCGCATTGAAAAGGAGCTTGGTACGGAAATTAAGCCTATCCCTAAGGTGATCGATCCGGCTCTGTACGTACCCAGGTTGGACGATCCCAACAATACACAGGAGGAACAAAACATTAGCAAATAA